The genomic region TACTGTAAGAGACAGCTCTACCACCAGTGAAAGGATACATAGCATAAGCAGCAAACTCCCAGTCCCTGAACTGGCCTGCCACCCCCACTATGCCACCAGTAAGGAGAACTGAAATGAGGAAGTAGGAAGAAGAAAATATTTCGTTAATCAAAACAGTTCCTGCAAGTCACAgataaacacttttttttgtaTCCTGTAACTTTCAAATCGAAATGTGCCAAGAACCAAATAATTTGTAAACTTTTTTCCCCCCaagttgatttgatttagtgtTTTATACAGATATGTCTTCTTTTTACAAATATTCCCACTACCAATATAATTTAATGACTTAGAATATTTTTGTCTGGAACaattaatacattttgttttTGGTCGGTTTTAATGACCAATGTTTGTTAGTCATACCATACTGGAAAAACACATATATTCAGTAATAACTCACAACTAATGGGATTACACATTCCTTTAACAGTTGATACCATTATACAAATACCAAACTCAGATGTCTAAACTTGGCAAAAGTTCTCTACTCACTGAGCCCCGCCGCCAGAGCCTGTTCATTGGCCCACATAGCCCATTCTATTTTTCCCATTCTGTCTCCGTTCGATCGATCGAGGTTGTCACGTTCGATTATTATGGAGAGTGAGAATGTATAAATATTGGAGGAACAAAGGTGGGTGGTAGCAGCCGCCTGGTCCGGCCTCGGTCACGTAACGTCTGAGCGTAGCGAAAGGAAAAAAGGTTGGGGATGTGACCTGGGAGGAGTAACCCTtagccagagaggaagaggcgaagcgagagcaCCAACTCGGCCAAAAATCTGTATTATACAAGCAGGTGACGTTGTTTCGTTTCTTTCGCTCACCAAGTTGTTGTATGGAGGCCAATAAGCGTGTTGAATTTGgtccacaaaaaaatgtaatggcttatttgctacttGAGGTTAATTTGATCGAATAGAAATTTCGTAATGCTTAAGTTATGAGTATACTgctataagtaggacacgtgacatcccggcaattttgagaaaaaacactttatatcagAGTTGTTTCGAGATGGTTATGCATGAGGCtagcagcatctctctctccattgaataaaGGCGGTTTACGTCAACAACCCTCATCTAatattcaaaaaaataaaaattatgagatgtatccaccaattCAAAGAGAGGATAGGCAGAAACTAGACAGCCAACTATGCGTATTAAGCTGTACCTCTATGTGGACAACGACTCCATTGTTAGGGCAGAGAGACAAGTATCTCGAGAACGGTCCAAACACTAAAAAGACACCCTaacccctcagccctcaaattaagtggacacttatGATGACGtgttttatttttacaatttccaaaagataaccaaacaaaaacagatTTACTTTTTATGAGACGTGTTTGTGCCATCGTGTgcatatgccttgtctactgctgtcttggctagttcttattgtttatttcactgtagagcccccagTCCCGCTCAAAATGTCTTAtatagctcttttgtcccaccccacacacatgctgagacctcacctggcttaactggtgcctccagagacgaaacctctctcatcgtcactcaacgcctaggtttacctccactacTCACATcctacccttgtctgtacattatgccttgaatctattctaccacgcccagaaatctgctccttttattctgtgTCCAAtgcactagatgaccagttcttatagcctttagctgtacccttatcctactcctcctctgttcctctggtgatgtagagtttaatccaggccctgtagcccccagttccactcctattccccaagcactatcatttgttgacttctgtaaccgtaaaagccttggtttcatgcatgttaacatcagaagcctcctccctaagtttgttttattcactgctttagcacactctgccaaccctgatgtcctagccgtgtctgaatcctggctcggaaggccaccaaaaattctgaagtttccatccccaactacaacattttccaacaagatagaactgccaaagggagtggagttgcaatctactgcaaagatagccttcagagttctgtcatgctatccaggtctgtgctcaAACAGttagagcttctacttttaaaaatccacctttccagaaataagtctctcactgttgccgcttatTATAGACcctcctcagcccccagctgtgccctggacaccatatgtgaattaattgccccccatttatcttcagagtttgtactgttaagtgacctaaactgggataggcttaacaccccggccctcctacaatctaagatagatgccctcaatctcacacaattatcatggaacctaccaggtacaaccctaaatcggCAAACACGGGCACCcccatagatatcatcctgaccaacctgccctctaaatgcACCTCTGCTCtgcttcaaccaggatctcagcgaacactgcctcattgcttgcgtccgtaatgggtccgctgtcaaatgaccacccctcatcactctcaaatgctccctaaaacacttcagcaagcaggcctttctaattgacctggctcgggtatcctggaaagatattgacctaattccgtcagtagaggatgcctgattgttctttaaaagtgctttcctcaccatcttaaataagcatgccccattcaaaaaatttagaactaagaacagatatagcccttggttcactccagacttgactgcccttgaccagcacaaaaacatcctgtggggtactgcattagcatcgaatagccctcacgatatgcaacttttcagggaagttaggaaccaatatacacggcctattaggaaagcaaaggctagctttttcaaacagaaatttgcaacctgtagcacaaactcaaaaagttttgggacactgtaaagtccatggagaataagagcacctcctcccagctgcccactgcactgaggttaggaaacactgtcaccaccgataaatctacgataatcgagaatttcaataagcatttttctacggctggccatgctttccacctggctacccctaccccggtcaacagctctgcaccccccacagcaacttgcctaagcctcccccatttctccttcacccaaatccagatagctgatgttctgaaacagctgcaaaatctggacccctacaaatcagctgggctagacaatctggaccctctctttctaaaattatccgccacaattgttgcaacccctattactagcctgttcaacctctcttttgtatcatctgagatccctaaagattggaaagctgccgcggtcacccccctcttcaaagggggagacactctagacccaaacttttacagacctatatctatcctaccctgcctttctaaagtcttcgaaagccaagttaacaaacagatcaccgaccatttcgaatcccaccgtaccttctccgctatgcaatctggtttctgagctggtcatgggtgcacctcagccacgctcaaggtcctaaacgatatcataatcaccatcgataaaaaacagtactgtgcagccatcttcatcgacctagtcaaggctttcgactctgtcaatcaccgcattcttattggcagactcaatagccatggtttctcaaatgactgtccctcctggttcaccaactacttctcagatagagttcagtgtgttaaatcagagggcctgttgtccagacctcttgcagtctctatgggggtgcttGTTGAGAACttgtaaataaaggtgaaattaaaaaaagtagcacaatttctaatttatttgcattcgtttttacttacacttgtatgttgacttctccattgatgttgtttttaagttttcgctgacttttcttagcggatgtacaatcgtCGCGAATTGAAATATGGGGAGTTTCAGGCccggagtgaacataattgtacactcgcaaatccgattaaaaacgagggctgagaggcttacgttgcaaacttcccttgggtggctaatcatttggaccgccCTCCAAGATGGcgacggggattcccccaagggcataaggcgagggtaagtggacgagggtgtgtcttttaagtgtttggactgcCACCCTTGTCAGTCTATCCATAATCTTTGCTTTAACTAACTTTGCTGCCTGACATGATTTGGTCAAAGGGGGAAACGTTCAGCTGTTGTAATACAGAGCATGCTCAACTTGCCCGGCTGACATAAATGGTCCAACTTGCACTTAAAAcagagtttcccaaactcggtcctggggcccccacTGGGTGAACATTATTTGAATCCGCTACACAGCGGATTCACATAATCAAAGCTTGACAATGAGttagttatttgaatcagctgtgcagtgctggGGGAGAGGGGCACAGGACCATGTTTGGAAACCCTGACTTAAACAATGGGGGATGAACCAGAAAGATCAGTTTTAGGCTATGCCTATTGGAATTCCTTACGGTATCGTTGTTTTCAGTAAAACATTTTTAGCTGGGCCAACTTTAGAGCAGACTCAACTTGCTCGACTGCTCAGTTCACTTGCCCCAGGCAACAGGGCAACCCTTAAGATCTCTGCTACGACTAGGTTGTAGAGTTTTTGTAGTTTTACCTGGTTACCATCAGGAGAGAAGAAAAATTGCCCCAGAGTGGTGGTGCCACCTCTGAAGATGACATGTAGGCTATATATCCAGCTCTTATACTAAAGCACCTACATTGTTCTCAATACTGTCATTTATAATCCTTTAAGGGTTTTCATTTTAATTAGATTGTCTTATGATTCACTCACTCTAAAGGTGACTGTTAAACCATTAGGTAAAATGTACATCATCTACTTAGAAAATCAACATAGATACATTTGAAAAGAGTTTTCTACAATTATCAAAGTACTAGAACATTTCTGATCGTTCTCACAAGGCATCCCCTCATCTTTaacattacaaaacatttcatccaAACTCGCAATAGGAAAAGTGTCCGAATGAAGCACTAGTCAACAGTGTTAGAGGTATTCAGCTGTGAGTGGTTGTTTCGCTCCAGTTAAAGTGGCAATCCTTAGTTTTGgcaaaaagctgagggatggggctggagaaatgtaaccactcaaaattatagacagagctatggatacaaggactgaccatccatgatatcaaaattatagttataaaaaacataaacaaacatttaaaacatggttacatttactttgtttacaaacattgtagTAAAACAAGCTGATATTTtgagttctgatggggtatgacagtttaactaagctcatgaggtatttacaagttatattcttcaagaatcaatcgttacatataattaatttataagtccaaaaatgtatatggcaactgcagattgcccctttaatgacTAAGTCTTTGCATATGTATCCAATTGATTGAATTGGAATTGTTGATTGTTAATATGTCTGGTCTTTATTTTCACCAAAGAGTTCTGTCTCTGCCCAGCTGGGAGGCTGGCTTGTATCACGCACTCTCCTTGGGCAGCCCGTCAGATCCAAGCAGATGCTCACTAGGGTCCTCCACCACGCGAGGTCCAGGTCCAGCCTTATACACAAATCAGAAATAATCACTCAGACAAACCAACTTAATATCACATCAAAATGTAGCAGATCCAAACATAATGTGTGCGTTTATAGGATCTGCATTCCTGGTGATTTCCCGTAAGCCTGTTGGAGAGAGCATCAAGCTCGCTCCCCAAAACCCTCTACTACGCCAACCCGCAGAGATGCACAGGAAACGGGCAAAGGACCCGGAGGGTGCTgcctatatgtatgtatgtatgtatgtatgtatgtatgtatgtatgtatgtatgtatgtatgtgtttgtgtgtgtgtaccttggtgCTGATTATATAGCTGATTCCCTTCACCATGGGCTCCATACCAATGGCCTGCTTCAGCTCCTCGGATAGTGTTGTCGGGGCTACCGGAAGACCCTTTAGAAACCTGATGTGGGACAGGTAAAGTCACAGGAGGGAGTGTTGTCTGACtgcttgagtgtgtgtttgtgagaaacTCACTGTTCTCCATTGGTCTCTGGTGGGAAGAAGTGTTTGACCACCTGGACAAACTCTTCCACATTCTGCTGAAGAGTGTAGATCACTGCATTGGGACCTGCATCAAATGTATATGCCACCTGGTGGAGAAGAGAAAACATCATCGGTCACTGCTTATACTCaggaaaagaactctggaccaaAGTTATAGCTTTGTTACAGCAGTGTTATATTGTAACAGTGTCAGCAGAAGGAGGGATGTGATGCTGCACTAGTCCTCAGACTCATGAAGAAGTACTAGGTCATAGACACGGTAAAGAGGTCAATAGAACGCAGACCATGGGGGATAGAAGAAGGATGCCAGATTGGtgcacattcaacaaatctgatctGACAAAGTGGATATTCGTCAAATCCGCCATGATCGATGTATTGTAACAGACCCACAATGTGTTGACAAAGTCTGATTTGCATATACTTGGCTGTTTCGCTGCATAACAtttcaggtttagaagaagtgattgctaaatgctaactcctgTTCGTATAAGCTGGTAGCATAGAGAAATCAGTGGTGGTAGTGTAAATCATTTTTTAActaatgcagttgattggtgatgatgacatgaacatgtattgAAGGTGACAtcaatacaagcattatactccGATTTTCACCACAACATTGTGTGAAATACACATAAACAATAGCCTAAGAGGCTAATTCCACTTAGGGGAAATAAGGAGATTCTGGATCTTTCCATGGCATTTCCACTGTTTTGGTCAAGTTCCATTGACTTTACCACATCTATACTTTGGCTTGTTAACACATTTTCTATTCCTCTTGAACTGTAGAAATACTACCAGTTTCATATCTCTATTTCATAATCTCAGAATATCAACAATTACTGCACCTTGTTCTGCTTCTTAGCTTAGACCCCTTGTAGAACTGTCAATGTTCCATATGACTAGCACATTTCCATGACTAAAAGAAAGAATTAACTCCCTGATGGTGCTCACCTTTGTTTCCCTGTAGTGATGGTTATAGCGGTGCACAAGGTTGATAACGTGGCGCGACACGTCGTTGAGGTAGAAGATGGGTGGGTAGGTGTCCAGGCAGGTGGCATGGAACTGATTGCTATCCTTCATGGTCAGCTCAGCGAACGCAGTAAAGTCCCTCTTATGTACAGCCTCAATCATCTCCTTCATCCTGGCTGGGACCACAGAGTCTGCCCGGTGCTGAGGGGGAGAGTGCAAGGTTTACGGGTAAGGGTTaataactttgtgtgtgtgtgtgtgtgtgtgtgtgtgtgtgtgtgtgtgtgtgtgtgtgtgtgtgtgtgtgtgtgtgtgtgtgtacaccttcAGGAGACTGCTCGTCTCTACACTAGTTTGCATGCCGGAAGTGCTGCCAACTGGTTTCCGCTCAGCACTGACctaaaaaaagagagggagacagagagatggtggtGTTGAGATTATTAAAGACATGGGAGAAATGTATATGCCAACATTTGCTCCAGAAAAAGCCACCCTTAGTAATGATCAGAAACCTACCACCAGTACAAGGACCCTGAGCTCAGGCCAGTGAGTCTCTGGCTCCACCTGCTGGGCCAGACTGTCCTTGCCATCTCCTTGCTGGCCCATAATCCACTGGACGAAGCCCCCATACATACTCCTACAGGCACTACCTGAACCTTGCCTAGAAACCACAGACAACTCCCCCTCCACTCCCATCACCTGGGACAGGGTGTACACTAGAACAAGAGAATGGAGTGAGGAGACAAGATGGAGAGACAAAAGGAAAATAAGGAGTAAGGAGaaaagggatgaggagatggaGACAGTAGTTAAGTTCCCAACATTTAAAAAGAATGAAACTAGTTTCACACAAGCTTTTACTTCATTTGATCCATTTAATGCTGTGTTAGGTACAAACCATTATGATAGGACACAGTCTCTTACCCAGACAGGCATAGCCGGCAGCAGAGGAGGCCAGTCCGGCTGCAGTTGGGAAGTTGTTGACAGAGCAGATGTGGACTTTATGGTACAAACCGGCCGTGTCTACATCAGCCTCCCCATCACTACGTCGCTTACGGGCCAGGCGCCGAACTGAGGATGGAAACcatcaacaacaacacataaTTTCTTGTCCTCCCCTTTGCCCTCTTACTcttccccctctactctctccctttatcataTCATTGCATATAGTGACTCACTCTCCCTAAGGCAGGACTGTAGTCTGGGCTGGGTTATGTCCTCCTCTTTGCCGTTGAGCCAGATACGATCCTCCTGGAACGACCTGCTGCACGCCACTGTTGTGGTTGTTTTGAGCTGGGAGGAATAAGGACATAAATCGTTAGTTTTTGTTGTTTTAACAAGACAGTAATATTTTGCCACTTACTGAGTGTCTGGTGTACAGTATTACAGTCTTACCTGGTCTTGATGTAATGTGACACTCAAAGATGAATTTATAGGTAGAATCAActcctcatccctcttccccccttTGAAACAGCAATAACAATAAAGCATTTACAATTTAATACATAGTTATTTTCAAAGATTGTACAGAGAACATTCCTTTGACATCATTGTGGCAATACATTTGTCATGTACCAATGCACACACACCAAAGCTTGGCTAGAAGTGGCTACAGTGTTGCAAGCAAGCACTTCATTGATTCAATCAATGTTGCAGTTTTACATTACATTAAACTAGATGTGGTTGACAGTGTTCTTTGGTTGACAGTCAGACGATCAGATGTCTGTAGTGGATTATACGAAAATACAATACTTACAGTATTTGATGACAGCGATATTCACAGGCGCACTGCATGTTACCATGGTGAGCTTTTTGCCTCTGTCCTCGGGCATTTTGATCAAGTAAAATCAGGagcaataaaataacaacaaataCTATAAACGCGAGATTGTCTACTATTTTGAGATCCACTgatacagtaatgtctgcaaaaccATAGAGCTTTACAAAACGTCTCTGTGGATTGGAGGGGGTAGAGCACATGACTAAACCTCCCACTAATCAGAGCCACTCATGTTCCGTGACTGAAACAAGGCAGCCAATCCTTTTGATCAGACCACGGTCGTCCGAAAATGAGACCAGAGACACATTTAGGGGGCGTATCATGATCACAGCCAGAAAT from Salvelinus fontinalis isolate EN_2023a chromosome 35, ASM2944872v1, whole genome shotgun sequence harbors:
- the mvda gene encoding diphosphomevalonate decarboxylase, with product MPEDRGKKLTMVTCSAPVNIAVIKYWGKRDEELILPINSSLSVTLHQDQLKTTTTVACSRSFQEDRIWLNGKEEDITQPRLQSCLREIRRLARKRRSDGEADVDTAGLYHKVHICSVNNFPTAAGLASSAAGYACLVYTLSQVMGVEGELSVVSRQGSGSACRSMYGGFVQWIMGQQGDGKDSLAQQVEPETHWPELRVLVLVVSAERKPVGSTSGMQTSVETSSLLKHRADSVVPARMKEMIEAVHKRDFTAFAELTMKDSNQFHATCLDTYPPIFYLNDVSRHVINLVHRYNHHYRETKVAYTFDAGPNAVIYTLQQNVEEFVQVVKHFFPPETNGEQFLKGLPVAPTTLSEELKQAIGMEPMVKGISYIISTKAGPGPRVVEDPSEHLLGSDGLPKESA